A stretch of the Jatrophihabitans sp. genome encodes the following:
- a CDS encoding universal stress protein: MLDMGPVVVGIDDSSSSDLALRWGIEQARAQATTLRLVCVYRSVFPGPVEMGYEETGIELQELRRHAESTLWQACEQADVLAPGLVVESAAVEGDAVPVLLSESSHAMVLVLGSRQLKTFGSVVLGSVAAAVSARAQCPVIVLRAPAGDPAEEAAVIVGVDGTEDSETVLAFGFDHASRHRLPLKAVLCWNDHFTFGPWQHARRSFRNTESWLSEALAGWREKYPDVEVHSGVIHDNPVPGLVADSVGQSLLVVGTRGRHALAGTLLGSVSQGVLHHALCPVAVVPSHCE; this comes from the coding sequence ATGCTTGACATGGGACCTGTAGTCGTAGGAATCGACGACTCATCCAGTAGCGACCTAGCACTGCGGTGGGGGATCGAGCAGGCGCGGGCGCAGGCCACCACGCTGCGCCTGGTCTGCGTTTATCGCAGTGTGTTTCCCGGCCCAGTGGAGATGGGTTACGAGGAGACGGGGATCGAATTGCAGGAGCTGCGTCGGCACGCCGAGAGCACGCTGTGGCAGGCGTGCGAGCAAGCCGACGTGCTCGCCCCAGGTCTAGTAGTGGAATCGGCTGCCGTCGAAGGCGATGCGGTGCCGGTGTTGCTCTCTGAGTCCAGCCACGCAATGGTCCTGGTGCTCGGCTCTCGTCAGCTGAAGACCTTCGGATCAGTCGTACTCGGCTCAGTGGCTGCGGCGGTCTCCGCGCGGGCGCAGTGCCCGGTCATCGTGCTCCGAGCTCCGGCCGGCGATCCGGCCGAAGAGGCAGCGGTGATAGTCGGCGTGGACGGCACTGAGGATTCCGAGACGGTGCTTGCCTTTGGCTTCGATCACGCGAGCAGGCATCGGCTGCCGCTGAAAGCCGTCTTGTGCTGGAACGACCACTTCACCTTCGGACCCTGGCAGCATGCCCGTCGGTCCTTCCGCAACACCGAGTCATGGCTGTCAGAGGCGCTGGCGGGCTGGCGGGAGAAGTATCCCGACGTCGAGGTGCATTCCGGTGTCATCCACGACAACCCGGTGCCCGGTCTCGTCGCCGACTCGGTCGGCCAGAGCCTGCTGGTTGTCGGCACCCGGGGCAGGCACGCGCTCGCCGGGACCCTGCTCGGGTCGGTCAGCCAGGGCGTGCTGCACCACGCGCTCTGCCCGGTGGCAGTAGTGCCGTCCCACTGCGAATAA
- a CDS encoding acetate/propionate family kinase has translation MSALIVNAGSSSLKLRLLGEDEAVLASVDLPALPGASGQLRDTLAGWPAPDWVAHRVVHGGRLFRGPVAIDDQVLEQMRSLIDLAPLHQPKSLSAIAAVRAELPETPAYACFDTAFHASIPAKAATYAIPQRWRVDHGIRRYGFHGLSHGYCVERAGQLVDRPVDQLRIVSCHIGAGASITAVLGGRSVDTSMGFTPLEGVVMATRSGSVDPGLLLWLAEHEGLAPHAIAEALENESGLLALAGTADLREVESRRAAGEERATAAFEVYVHRLVTTIGAMTAAAGGLDVLVFTGGVGQNSTSVRAEVSNRLGHLGVAVDPERDCAGGASDDSDRDIGVGAVRVLVIEAREDLQMVREVSALRAAERLR, from the coding sequence ATGAGCGCCCTGATCGTCAACGCCGGCTCCTCCAGCCTGAAGCTGCGGCTGCTCGGCGAGGACGAGGCAGTGCTGGCCAGTGTCGACCTGCCGGCGCTGCCAGGAGCGAGCGGGCAGCTCCGGGACACGCTGGCGGGTTGGCCGGCGCCGGACTGGGTGGCGCACCGGGTGGTGCACGGCGGGCGACTGTTCCGCGGGCCGGTAGCCATCGATGATCAGGTGCTAGAGCAGATGCGGTCACTGATTGACCTGGCGCCGCTGCACCAACCCAAGTCGTTGTCGGCCATCGCCGCCGTCCGCGCGGAGCTGCCTGAGACACCTGCCTACGCGTGCTTCGACACCGCCTTTCACGCCAGCATTCCAGCCAAGGCCGCCACGTATGCGATACCGCAGCGATGGCGGGTTGATCACGGCATCCGCCGGTATGGATTTCACGGTTTGAGCCATGGTTATTGCGTTGAGCGCGCGGGCCAGCTGGTCGACCGGCCGGTGGACCAGCTCCGGATCGTCAGCTGCCACATCGGCGCGGGCGCCTCGATCACCGCCGTCCTCGGGGGCAGGAGTGTCGACACCTCGATGGGCTTCACGCCGCTGGAAGGGGTCGTCATGGCGACCCGGTCAGGTTCGGTGGACCCGGGCCTGCTGCTCTGGCTGGCCGAGCACGAGGGTTTGGCGCCGCACGCGATCGCCGAGGCACTGGAGAACGAGTCCGGCCTGCTGGCGCTGGCGGGCACCGCCGATCTGCGTGAGGTTGAATCGCGGCGCGCTGCTGGGGAGGAGCGGGCCACCGCAGCCTTCGAGGTGTACGTGCACCGGTTGGTCACCACCATCGGCGCCATGACAGCTGCGGCCGGCGGCCTGGACGTGCTGGTCTTCACCGGTGGAGTAGGGCAGAACTCCACGTCCGTGCGCGCCGAGGTCAGCAACCGGCTCGGCCACCTCGGTGTCGCCGTCGATCCCGAACGCGACTGCGCCGGTGGCGCATCCGATGACAGCGACCGCGACATCGGCGTCGGCGCCGTCCGGGTGCTGGTGATCGAAGCCAGGGAGGACTTGCAGATGGTGCGTGAGGTCAGCGCGCTGCGCGCCGCCGAGCGGCTGAGATGA